A genomic stretch from Pontivivens ytuae includes:
- a CDS encoding FAD-dependent oxidoreductase, giving the protein MPFDYKPFPYRRAPGLDATEPTHPVVIVGAGPIGLAMAVDLATQGVRSVLLDDNDVVSVGSRAICWAKRTLEIFDRLGVGERMVEKGVTWQVGRLFDGEEEVFSFDLLPEEGHKMPAFINLGQYYVEQYLVERCHDFPDLIDLRFKNRVASVTNGTEGVEIEVETPDGPYTLTADWLIACDGARSPVRGMLGLDFAGRVFEERFLIADIVMEADFPSERWFWFNPPFHGGQTALLHKQPDNIYRIDLQLGWDADPEEEKKPENVIPRIEKAVGGRPFELDWVSVYTFQCRRLEKFVHDRVVFVGDSAHVVSPFGARGGNGGIHDVDNLGWKLAAVIKGEATPELVATYDIERRHGADENILNSTRATNFLSPPNAASGLFRDAVLDLARDHAFARPLINSGRLSRPCTLAGLLPGEERAGPVRVGDPCPDAPIGNGWLLDRLGGRFVLLAVERGVDDPMGLEVVEATGETMLNRYGPGVFLIRPDQHIAASWDGPTPADIRTALDRAMGRA; this is encoded by the coding sequence ATGCCCTTCGACTACAAACCCTTCCCCTATCGCCGCGCTCCCGGTCTCGACGCGACGGAGCCGACGCATCCGGTGGTGATCGTCGGCGCGGGGCCGATCGGGCTCGCTATGGCGGTGGATCTGGCGACACAGGGCGTGCGCTCCGTGCTGCTCGACGACAACGACGTCGTCTCCGTCGGGTCGCGCGCGATCTGCTGGGCGAAACGGACGCTGGAGATCTTCGACCGGCTCGGCGTCGGGGAGCGGATGGTTGAGAAGGGCGTGACCTGGCAGGTCGGCCGCCTCTTCGACGGGGAGGAGGAGGTGTTCTCCTTCGACCTTCTGCCGGAGGAGGGGCACAAGATGCCCGCCTTCATCAATCTCGGGCAGTATTATGTGGAGCAGTATCTGGTCGAACGCTGCCACGACTTCCCCGACCTCATCGACCTGCGCTTCAAGAACCGCGTGGCCTCGGTGACGAACGGGACCGAAGGTGTGGAGATAGAGGTGGAGACGCCCGACGGTCCGTATACCCTCACCGCCGACTGGCTGATCGCTTGCGACGGGGCGCGGAGTCCGGTGCGCGGGATGCTGGGCCTCGACTTCGCAGGGCGCGTGTTCGAGGAGCGGTTCCTGATCGCGGATATCGTGATGGAGGCCGACTTCCCCTCCGAACGCTGGTTCTGGTTCAACCCGCCCTTCCACGGCGGGCAAACCGCGCTGCTGCACAAGCAGCCCGACAACATCTACCGCATCGACCTGCAACTGGGCTGGGACGCGGATCCGGAGGAAGAGAAGAAGCCGGAGAACGTGATCCCCCGCATCGAGAAGGCGGTGGGCGGCAGGCCCTTTGAGCTCGACTGGGTGAGCGTCTACACCTTCCAGTGCCGGCGGCTGGAGAAGTTCGTGCATGACCGCGTCGTCTTCGTCGGCGACAGCGCCCATGTCGTCAGCCCGTTCGGCGCGCGGGGCGGCAATGGCGGCATCCATGACGTCGACAATCTGGGCTGGAAGCTCGCCGCCGTCATCAAGGGCGAGGCGACGCCGGAGCTGGTCGCGACCTACGATATCGAGCGGCGGCACGGCGCGGACGAGAACATCCTGAATTCGACGCGCGCCACGAACTTCCTGTCGCCGCCCAACGCCGCGTCGGGCCTGTTCCGCGATGCGGTGCTGGACCTCGCCCGCGACCACGCCTTCGCGCGCCCGCTCATCAATTCCGGCCGTCTGTCGCGGCCCTGTACGCTCGCGGGCCTCCTGCCGGGGGAGGAGCGGGCGGGGCCGGTGCGCGTCGGCGATCCGTGCCCGGATGCGCCCATCGGCAACGGCTGGCTGCTCGACCGGCTCGGTGGGCGCTTCGTACTGCTGGCGGTGGAGCGTGGGGTGGACGACCCCATGGGACTGGAGGTGGTCGAGGCCACCGGCGAGACCATGCTCAACCGCTACGGCCCCGGCGTCTTCCTGATCCGGCCCGACCAGCACATCGCCGCGAGCTGGGACGGGCCGACCCCGGCCGATATCCGCACGGCACTCGACCGCGCCATGGGGCGGGCATGA
- a CDS encoding DUF2783 domain-containing protein, with protein MTLETSPNLGAEADDLYAELLAAHEGLSAEESAALNARLVLTLMNHVGDAEAIRAAIALASAARR; from the coding sequence ATGACGCTGGAGACGAGCCCGAATCTCGGAGCCGAGGCCGACGACCTCTATGCCGAACTGCTCGCCGCCCATGAGGGGCTGAGCGCGGAGGAAAGCGCCGCGCTCAACGCCCGCCTCGTGCTCACGCTGATGAACCATGTGGGCGATGCGGAGGCGATCCGCGCCGCGATCGCGCTCGCCAGCGCCGCGCGGCGCTGA
- the rpiA gene encoding ribose-5-phosphate isomerase RpiA, with product MRDPLSPADRAKFIAARGALSLVESGMKLGLGTGSTANWFVRLLGERIRVEGIDVVGVATSSRTADLARKVGIEVMDLDEAGWLDLTVDGADEVDPALNLIKGGGGAHLQEKIVATASDRMVVITDDSKLVPHLGAFPLPVEVIPFGWKATKAIIEELLEQILVGGHAVTPRYAGQEMFRTDEGNYILDLHLRQIGDPHRLSPLLNQVAGVVENGLFLGVADQVMVGYSSGEVHQMSDGGAMQPAPILDDIDELAFLMNLVDEQKV from the coding sequence ATGCGTGATCCCCTTTCGCCCGCCGACCGTGCCAAGTTCATCGCCGCCCGCGGGGCGCTCAGCCTCGTCGAAAGCGGAATGAAGCTGGGCCTCGGCACCGGCTCTACCGCGAACTGGTTCGTGCGGCTGCTGGGGGAGCGGATCCGGGTCGAGGGGATCGACGTGGTGGGCGTGGCGACGTCGTCGCGCACCGCGGATCTGGCGCGCAAGGTCGGGATCGAGGTCATGGACCTCGACGAGGCCGGCTGGCTGGACCTGACGGTGGATGGCGCGGACGAGGTCGACCCCGCGCTGAACCTCATCAAGGGCGGCGGCGGCGCGCATCTGCAGGAGAAGATCGTGGCCACCGCGTCCGACCGGATGGTGGTCATCACCGACGACTCCAAGCTGGTGCCGCATCTGGGCGCCTTCCCGCTGCCGGTGGAGGTCATCCCCTTCGGCTGGAAGGCGACGAAGGCGATCATCGAGGAGCTGCTGGAACAGATCTTGGTGGGCGGCCACGCGGTCACGCCGCGCTATGCGGGGCAGGAGATGTTCCGCACGGACGAGGGCAACTACATCCTCGATCTGCACCTGCGCCAGATCGGCGACCCGCACCGCCTCTCGCCGCTCCTCAACCAGGTGGCGGGCGTGGTGGAGAACGGTCTCTTCCTCGGCGTCGCGGACCAGGTGATGGTCGGCTACTCCTCCGGCGAGGTGCACCAGATGAGCGACGGGGGCGCGATGCAGCCCGCCCCGATCCTCGACGATATCGACGAGCTTGCCTTCCTGATGAACCTCGTCGACGAACAGAAGGTATGA